The Miscanthus floridulus cultivar M001 chromosome 7, ASM1932011v1, whole genome shotgun sequence genome includes a region encoding these proteins:
- the LOC136464810 gene encoding kinesin-like protein KIN-10A, translating into MAPPPTPPLRPAPTPTPQAATATPLRTPASKHRLHFPAATPRNANNGGGATEHPVEVIGRIRNLASGATSALEIAGGGTAVRVRGDAGGCRDFTLDGVSVSEEEDLEGFYRRFVRSRIQGVRVGAKCTVMVYGPTGSGKSHTMFGCANAKQPGIVYRALRDILEGGGGGGDSAEDDAGFDAGLFVQVAVLEIYNEEIYDLLAGSGATAKGNTPKVRLEVMGKKAKNATYISGNEAGKISREVSKVEKRRTVKSTLCNERSSRSHCMIILDVPSVGGRLMLVDMAGSENIEAAGQTGFEAKMQTAKINQGNTALKRVVESIANGDSHVPFRDSKLTMLLQDSFEDDKSKILMILCASPDPKELHKTVSTLEYGAKAKCIIRAAHAATPRDKMSSEESSAMLNSRIVAMNQFIHKLQKENKLREKERNEAQNVLRLKEEELAQLKTKLKLIEGQEMEKTRSLRSELMKMEEAMLKQQQELTALRQRLQEVEREKADGSQLVQQDIFGGRLLARLSEMPAGLDQSMAMSMSMDLDTGDQSAMQDVKVIKEDTRQQGHIWNQIATAASACTGSVVQEDDVRLSGYPEKTVLSTVFEEGDEEDAEKECGLQEEVRKEVVEENFKVDITQHTLSEPDDPATRKHRIENIFRLCGNHREIAKKPKVQSPAKEMFWNENKSPAKQVYGDQNKSPANQAKEMFWNENKSPAKQVFGDQNKSPANQTFGDENKEPSAWGAIENPMCDVRVADSPVSSQLSPIVCQVVDAPLSDQLNTCSAVEESDPNKENSLAGQKDGGLLEVYIKWESGSLIKGLKLLRNSCLSDLRKLIEAHFQEVGSKQQQHQFTFLLLGDPSGAPVSRDKEASVQISRLPHWNNQPDSYLACLRAAKKPAADHLPFSLLDSKLNTVNQMSSPNKINQMSPNYIQELRA; encoded by the exons ATGGCGCCGCCGCCCACCCCGCCTCTGCGGccggcgccgacgccgacgcctcaGGCCGCGACCGCGACTCCCCTCAGGACGCCCGCGTCCAAGCACCGCCTCCACTTCCCCGCCGCCACCCCGAGGAACGCCAacaacggcggcggcgccacGGAGCACCCGGTCGAGGTGATCGGCCGCATCCGGAACCTCGCCTCGGGTGCCACGTCCGCGCTGGAGATCGCGGGCGGCGGGACGGCCGTGCGCGTGCGCGGTGACGCGGGCGGGTGCCGCGATTTCACCCTCGACGGCGTCTCCGTGTCCGAGGAGGAGGACCTAGAGGGGTTCTACCGCCGGTTCGTGCGCTCCAGGATCCAGGGCGTCCGGGTCGGGGCCAAGTGCACCGTCATGGTCTACGGGCCCACGGGGTCCGGGAAGAGCCACACCATGTTCGGCTGCGCCAACGCCAAGCAGCCCGGGATCGTGTACCGCGCCCTCAGGGACATCCTggagggaggaggcggcggaggcgattCCGCCGAGGATGACGCCGGGTTTGATGCCGGCCTCTTCGTCCAGGTCGCGGTGCTGGAGATCTACAACGAGGAGATCTACGATTTGCTCGCGGGAAGCGGGGCCACTGCTAAAGGAAACACCCCCAAG GTGAGACTGGAAGTAATGGGGAAAAAAGCAAAGAACGCAACTTATATATCTGGAAATGAAGCTGGGAAGATATCAAGAGAAGTTTCTAAGGTGGAAAAGCGAAGAACTGTGAAGAGCACACTTTGCAATGAGAGAAGTTCGCGAAGCCATTGCATG ATTATCCTGGATGTCCCATCTGTGGGAGGAAGGTTAATGCTTGTGGACATGGCTGGTTCTGAAAACATAGAAGCAGCAGGACAAACAGGATTTGAAGCCAAAATGCAG ACAGCAAAAATTAACCAAGGGAACACTGCTTTGAAGCGAGTGGTTGAATCCATTGCTAATGGTGATTCCCATGTTCCATTTAGGGACAGCAAGCTCACAATGCTACTACAG GATTCATTTGAAGATGACAAATCAAAAATCCTGATGATTCTGTGTGCTAGTCCTGACCCAAAAGAACTGCACAAGACAGTTTCTACTTTGGAATATGGTGCAAAGGCAAAGTGTATTATCCGTGCTGCTCATGCCGCAACACCTAGGGACAAAATGAGCTCTGAGGAGTCATCTGCGATGCTCAATTCCAGAATTGTTGCGATGAACCAGTTCATCCACAAGCTTCAAAAGGAGAACAAATTGAGGGAGAAAGAGCGCAATGAGGCCCAGAATGTGCTAAGGCTGAAGGAAGAGGAGCTAGCACAACTGAAAACAAAGCTCAAGCTGATAGAAGGGCAAGAAATGGAGAAAACCAGGTCATTGAGGAGTGAACTCATGAAGATGGAAGAAGCGATGCTTAAGCAGCAGCAAGAGCTCACTGCACTAAGACAGCGACTGCAGGAGGTTGAGCGTGAAAAGGCTGATGGTTCTCAGCTAGTGCAGCAGGATATCTTTGGAGGTAGATTGCTGGCACGGCTATCAGAGATGCCTGCAGGCCTTGATCAATCAATGGCAATGTCCATGTCTATGGACTTGGATACGGGAGATCAGTCAGCCATGCAAGATGTCAAGGTAATAAAGGAGGATACTCGCCAGCAGGGCCACATATGGAATCAAATAGCCACAGCAGCAAGTGCTTGCACAGGGTCTGTGGTGCAAGAAGATGATGTCAGGCTGTCCGGGTATCCTGAAAAGACTGTCCTCAGCACTGTGTTTGAGGAGGGAGATGAAGAGGATGCAGAGAAGGAATGTGGTCTTCAAGAGGAGGTACGCAAGGAGGTTGTAGAGGAGAACTTTAAGGTGGACATAACACAACATACACTTTCTGAGCCAGATGATCCTGCAACAAGGAAGCATCGGATTGAGAACATATTCAGGCTCTGTGGCAATCATCGTGAAATAGCTAAGAAACCAAAGGTCCAGTCACCAGCAAAGGAAATGTTCTGGAATGAGAACAAGTCTCCAGCGAAGCAAGTGTATGGGGATCAGAACAAATCACCGGCAAACCAAGCAAAGGAAATGTTCTGGAATGAGAACAAGTCTCCAGCGAAGCAAGTGTTCGGGGATCAGAACAAATCACCGGCAAACCAAACTTTTGGAGATGAAAACAAGGAGCCGTCGGCATGGGGAGCTATAGAGAACCCCATGTGCGATGTCAGAGTGGCTGACAGCCCAGTGTCTTCTCAACTTTCTCCAATCGTATGCCAAGTTGTGGATGCACCATTATCGGATCAACTGAATACATGCAGTGCAGTGGAAGAGAGTGATCCCAACAAGGAGAACAGCCTTGCTGGACAGAAGGATGGTGGCCTCTTGGAAGTTTACATAAAATGGGAGTCTGGCAGCCTGATCAAAGGGCTGAAGCTACTGCGCAACTCATGCCTTTCAGATCTGAGGAAGCTAATAGAGGCTCACTTTCAAGAAGTAGGCAGCAAACAGCAGCAGCATCAGTTCACCTTCCTTCTCCTCGGG GATCCGTCCGGTGCTCCGGTGTCCAGGGACAAGGAAGCTTCGGTGCAGATAAGCAGGCTGCCTCACTGGAACAACCAGCCGGACAGCTACCTCGCGTGCCTGCGCGCGGCCAAGAAGCCGGCTGCGGACCACTTGCCCTTCAGCCTGCTGGACAGCAAGCTGAACACGGTCAACCAGATGAGCTCACCCAACAAGATCAACCAGATGAGCCCCAACTACATCCAGGAGCTGAGAGCTTGA